A region from the bacterium genome encodes:
- a CDS encoding glycosyltransferase family 4 protein yields the protein MNIKVLMFGWEFPPYNSGGLGTACYGLSKALTQSRVHITFVLPKKFNVHSSDIKILFADEHAIKIQEVNSLLYPYVTSEEYVLDREHIKNDIYGRTLLEEVERYARSARRIAKKEKFDIIHAHDWLSFLAGIEAKKVSGKPLIVHVHATEFDRTGGQRVNQNVYEIERRGLNFADKIIAVSNMTKQKIVEHYGINPNKIEVVHNGVDENDWKKDLRHIVTHFREMNKKIVLYAGRITIQKGPEYFIRAAKRVLEYCPSAIFIMAGSGDMEHQIMTEAAYLGISDKIIFTGFLRGDELSAIYQAADLYVMPSVSEPFGIIPLEVILSGTPVLISKQCGVSEVLIHALKSDFWDTEDMADKIVSVLNHGSLKDTLRDNGKHEASKVTWRESARKCINLYKQILSNQQFAV from the coding sequence ATGAACATAAAGGTATTAATGTTTGGGTGGGAATTTCCTCCGTATAACAGCGGTGGACTTGGGACCGCTTGTTACGGTCTTTCCAAAGCACTTACGCAAAGTCGTGTACATATTACGTTTGTATTACCTAAAAAATTTAACGTACACTCATCAGATATCAAAATTTTATTTGCAGATGAACACGCGATAAAAATTCAGGAAGTAAACTCACTCCTATATCCGTATGTAACTTCCGAAGAATATGTGCTTGACCGCGAGCATATTAAAAACGATATTTACGGCAGGACACTTCTTGAAGAGGTTGAACGTTATGCGCGATCCGCTCGAAGAATCGCAAAAAAAGAAAAATTTGATATTATTCATGCGCACGACTGGCTTTCATTTCTTGCTGGTATTGAAGCAAAAAAAGTAAGTGGAAAACCTTTGATTGTTCATGTACATGCAACGGAGTTTGATCGCACGGGGGGACAGAGAGTAAATCAAAATGTGTACGAAATAGAGCGACGCGGACTTAATTTTGCGGATAAAATTATTGCGGTGAGTAATATGACGAAACAAAAAATTGTAGAGCATTATGGAATTAATCCAAATAAGATAGAGGTGGTACATAATGGTGTTGACGAAAACGATTGGAAAAAAGATCTCCGTCACATAGTCACACACTTTAGAGAGATGAATAAAAAAATTGTTCTCTACGCGGGAAGAATTACAATTCAAAAAGGCCCCGAATATTTTATACGTGCAGCAAAAAGAGTTCTCGAATATTGTCCTAGCGCCATATTTATTATGGCAGGATCTGGTGATATGGAACATCAAATAATGACAGAAGCCGCCTACCTGGGTATTTCTGACAAGATAATATTTACAGGATTCCTTCGTGGGGATGAATTATCTGCTATTTATCAAGCAGCAGATTTATATGTTATGCCCTCTGTATCTGAACCATTTGGCATTATTCCGCTTGAAGTTATATTGAGTGGCACACCAGTGCTTATATCAAAACAGTGTGGTGTTTCGGAAGTGCTTATCCATGCTCTCAAGAGTGATTTTTGGGATACTGAAGATATGGCGGACAAGATTGTGAGTGTTCTCAATCATGGTTCACTGAAAGATACCCTGCGCGATAATGGTAAGCATGAAGCAAGTAAGGTGACATGGAGAGAGTCCGCACGCAAGTGTATTAATCTTTACAAACAAATTCTGTCGAATCAACAATTTGCTGTATAA